TTTTCGCTTTATCAACATTAACCCCTAAATGCCGTGCTTCAGAGTCACCTAACAATAAGGCATTAAGTGTATTAGCATAGCGAGGCAGCACCAAGGCAACAGCAGCCACGACTACTGCCATAGACCACACATTAAGCCAACTGGCAGCACCTAGACTGCCCATTTGCCAGAAAATAATGCTTCTAAGCTGGTTATCATCCGCCAGATAATTAATCAGCCCTATTCCTGCCATGGCAAATGCATTAATGGCAATACCAGCCAATAACATAGTGGCTACCGAAGTGCCGTATGGACTTGTACCAATCTTGAAAACCAGCCAAGTTGCTGCCAGTCCACCTAAAAATGCTGCTATTGTCGTAGCCCAATGCGCATAGCCAGCAGGCCAGATGCTCTCAAATAAAATAGCCAATGCTGCTCCCACCGCTGCACCACTGGATACGCCAATTATTGCTGGGTCAGCTAATGGATTTCGAAATAACCCTTGCATCAAGGCACCACTAACAGCTAATGCAGCACCAATTAATGAGGCCAGCAATACTCTAGGTGTACGGATGGATTCGATAATTAGTTGGTTTTGAGAAAAGGCATCACTTGTTGAGGCTAGAGAAAAGCCTAAATTATTTAAAGCTGTGTTGACTACATCTGCCATACTGATCGGCACAGCACCATAAGCAATTCCTAACAATAAAAAAACAGGTAGAGCCACTGCCAGAACTACAATCACTGACAGGGCTTTTTGAGATCGCTTCATAAGTAATAATTGTTACCTCTCGTTGGAGGCTATCTCAAACCCTGAATTAGATTTATGGAACTTGCACAATCGCAGAATGTAGCTCAGGGTAAGCTTCCCCTGCTAATTTTTGTGCCGCCGCCAAAATACGCAGCCCAATACCACCGACCAATAAACTACTGTCTACAGTAATAATTCGGTTGTTTTTAGCAGCGGGCGTTTCTTTTAAACCGGGCTGTAATGCCAGTAATTTCTCTAAGCTGCTGTTATTTTTCAGCATATGATCTGGCACAATGATCACTTCAGGTGCCATTACTATAAGGCTTTCGCTGGTTAATTGGCGATAACCTTTAATCGACTTTGCTGCCGGATTTAATAAACCAGCTAGCTCCATTAATGTATTAGCGGATGTATCAGTTCCCGCAACCATTGGCGAACGGCCGCTATGCTGAACTAAAAATACAGCCTTTCGCGGTTTTTCTACTGCTTTTAGCTGTTCGCTTAACTGTTGCTGGCTTACATTTATCTCTGCTAACAGCACTTGCCCTTGCGCATCTTTACCCACTAATCTTGCAACCCGAGCTATTCGCTCCTTTAATGCTTCTACCGTTACTGCTGTCGGCAACTGTTGTACATTAACCTTTAGTTTTTGTAGTTGCTGAATAACATTAGGTGGCCCCATTTCTTCCGAGCCAAGCAACAAGGTAGGCTTTAGGCTTAACACCCCCTCCAAAGACAAACTACGGTGATAACCTATTTTAGGTAATTGATTGGCTAACTTTGGATATACACTACTAGTGTCTACTGCAATTAAGTCATCTTGCACGTCTAACGCATAAATTAGTTCGGTCATGGCACCACCCGCTGAAATAATTCTCTGCTGGGCTTGAGACAAAGTAGAAAAAACAATACCGAGGATTAAAGCGGTTAATTTGGCTTTCATTATTCCCTCTGCATAACAATGTCAGCCACAGCAATTTCATTTTCCTGCAAATAAGCCAACAGTTTTAGGAGCTGTTCTGCCTGAGCTTGTTTATCTGCAGCAACAGTGACTTTATCCAATTTGTTTTGCTGTAGCTTTTCATCAAGCACTTTGGTTAATGCTTCCCACTCAGTAAAAGTGGCGGATTCAATTTGCCAGCCAGTGCCATCTTTAAGTACCGCTATTTCGATAGGGTTTGGCTTTTTTTGCGGCTCTAGTGATTCAGATGCAGCAGCGGGCAAGTCAATTGGCAACAATAGCTGAGCACTGTTTGCAGTAAGCAGGAAAAACACTAGTACAATAAACAGTACGTCCAGCAGTGAGGTTAAATCAGGCAAAAATGAGCCGGATGACTGATCGTCATCATTGGAAAACTGAATCATGCTGCAGCCTTCAGTTTTTCGCTTGAACCCTCTTCAAGCACGCCTTCTTCATGCTCTTTCACCATCATTTGGCAGTGAAATTCATTAAGCCAATGCTGAATCCGCTGACAATAGCTATTACTCCAAATATAAAACAGTTGTGCACCAACAATAGCCGGAACCGCAATTACCAAACCAAATGCAGTGGTATACATGGCCTGCCATAAACCATCGGCAAGAATATTGGGTGTTACTGGACCTTGATGTTGAGCTACGCCTTTAAACATCACGATCATACCTAAAATGGTACCTAGCAACCCCAGTAGCGGACTCACCATACCAATTAATTGCAATAATTTTAGGTGCGCTGTATTGGTCTGGTGCTGCTTCGCCAACCAACAAGATAACTGTTGCTCTCGAACCGCCGTTTTGCCTTGATACTCGTTAAGTAGCTTGATGCCAAGAGCAATACCGCGCGGCTTCTTTTGCAACCAAGCCGGTTGCTCACCCACATTATTTTTCCAACGATTCAACAACGCAGACAATTTATTGTCTGGTATTAGTGGTAATAATAGGAAATAAATAAACCGCTCTAGAATCAAAGCGATCATCAGTAGCGAGCAAAATCCTAGAGGATATAACATCCAGCCCATGGCATTTAGGGCTTGTTGGAAATAGCTAAAACTTTCGATATTCATAAATGAGTCATTATTAGTTAAGTTTAAATTCGACAGGGACCTCAAAAGTAGAAGTAACAGCTCTACCAGCCAGCATTTGGGGAACAAACTCGGAGCGCTTAATCGCCTTAACTGCAGCTCTATCTAATAAGGGGTAGCCCGAGCTTTTCTTAACAGAAACCTTTTCATTCACACCATTAGGACTTAATACAACCTCTATAATCACCTTACCTTGCTGATTTCTGCGTAATGCCCTAGAAGGATAATCAGGCTTCACCTTCCGCTTGTAATCAGGTCTGGAAGTAACAACTTTTTCATTCATCCCAAAAGATTTTTTTGCCACCACAGGTGTTGTGCTTGCCTCTTGCACCCGCTTTTGTGGCTTTTTAATAGGCTTTTCAGTTTTTTTAGCAACCACTGGTTTAGGTGTTTTTGGCTTGGGTTTAGGCTTAGCTTTTGCGACTTTTACGGGTGGTTTCTTTGCAGGTTTTGGCTTAACTATTTTCTTCGCTGGCTTTTTAGCAGGTACTTTCTTACTAATAGGCTTAGGTGTGGGTTTTGGTTCAACTTTAGCAATTTCTTTTTGAGGCTCAGGTTTCGGTTGTTCTTGAGCTTCAACAGGCTGAACTACACGCTGCTTAAAAGATACATGCTGGAGTTTCAGTGGCGCACTCAACGCCGCCATTGCCCTTGGTTTAACTTCTGGTTGTTGCTGAGCATACAACCAAAGCCAACCATGCAATAGAACTGAAACACTTAACGCAAACAGCAACAACTGGTTCATAACCAACTTTATCAAAATCAACTTAATGATAATGATTATTAACTACAAGAACACGCAAATCAATAGTGAACCCTCATGAGGGTTCACGTTATTTAGGGATTAACTGCTAGATATAGACTGGTAGATACGTGCAAAGATGCCATTAAAACTTATAACTCACCGCCACTTTGGCATTAACCCCTGATTCATCCAGCTGCGAGAATGCAGTTCGATAATGACGATCAGTGACATTATCTATACCAAAGTCTACCCGTAGCCCTTCCAGTTTTTTCTGACTAGGCATCCAGCTAAGATAAACATCTGTCACTGTATAGCCATCATAATTAGACTGAGAGTTACCTACTGGCACTTGATCTTGATTCTTAGCATGAGTCACCCTTACCCCTGCCGTAACATCACCTTGTAAAAAATAACGTTCTAATCCAACCACCGTTTTATCAGCAGGAATATTCTGTAAATATTGGCCACTGTCTTTGTCTTTACCGCGGGTACGGCCATAGGAAAAATTAACCCCGTAATCATCCATCTTATACTGGGAATCGAACTCATAGCCATTTAGTTCAGCATCGCGAACATTCACAAAAGTGGTGGTAAATCTTTCAACATCCTGCTCAATGTAGTTATCCACATCATTTTTAAAATAAGTCAGCCGCATACTTAAAATATCGCCTTGGCTAAGCAAATCATTAAATTTAAAGCGAGCACTAAGCTCTTTATTTTTGGCTTCTTCGGGCTTCAAGTTAGGATTTGGCACAAATACATTGCCATGGAAGTGAGTGCCAAAAACGTACAACTCTTGTAGGCTTGGTGCCCTAAAAGCCTCATCATAAAGTGCATGAAGGGTTAACCACTCAAATAGGTTATAGCTAATTGCCAGTGACTTAGATAACTCATTTTCGGTTTGATCTTTACCCACTGAACTGTCGTCTGGTCTGTTATCAAACTGATCAAAACGAAGACCTGGCTGTATCGTCCAGTAGTCACCCAAAGGAATGGCTAGCTTGGTAAATACGCCCCATACCGTGCTCCGTCCATCAGTAAATTCCGGCCGATCTGCTCCGTTTCGCTTACCTTCAACCCGATCCTGGTAATAGTCCAACCCATAAGTCCAATCCACCCAGCTGAGCTCAGAGGTATTAACAAGTGAAAGACCCGTAGTGCTATAACGAATGGAGTCGTGCCTTGGTGCACCTGTTTTCTTAAACTCATTAAGTTTGGTGTAATTATGATAAAGGGTGGCATTTACATTTACCCAGTCGTTATATTCTGGATTTAATTCATAGCCAACCACCCAATTATTTTGCTCGATTTTACGCTCAACTAAAGGGTTTGACCGGGAAATGTCTACCCCAGGGTTAGATGGAACCCCCTCATCAATATGATTCATATGATAAGTAAACTTCAGCATTTCATCTTCAGACAAATGCCAACGCCATTTAGCTAACCCACCCTTATGTCGAGATGCAGAGTTTTCTAAGTCTTTACCACTCCCTAGCCTTAGCTCATTACTATCTGTATAAAATGTACTGAGTAAATAATCGGTATTACCTAAGCGCCCTGCTAATGTCGTATTATTACGGTTGTCATGATCTGCTGACTGATAAGCTTGCTTTACTTTAACTGCAAAGTTTTCATCTGGATCTAAAATGTCATCAGCATCAATGGTTGTTAGACCAATAGCCCCGCCAATTGCGCCACTACCCCATAGTGAGCCTGATGCACCTTTAACTACTTCAACTGACTTCAATAACTCTGGCTCGATAAAAAATAACCCACGATGACCACTATCACTGAAGTTTTGCCGAGCACCATCAATCACTTGCACAATTCGGCGTTCACTTAAGCCACGAATATTCACCCGCTGTGAGGTTTTCCTTGGCCCAGCTGATACTTGCACATTCGACAAGTGCTTTACGGTATCAGCAATACTATCCGGCTGCTGTAGTGAAATAGACTCGCTATCGACCTGATCTACGGATTTAGGCTCTTTCTGGGCAGTTGTTTCTGAACGTGTGGCGGTTACCACTACCTCATCAAATGTGACTTTTTGACTGGCCCAACTAGAAACGCTAACAGCTAGTGCACTGGCTAAAGCAGTGAGCTGCCAAAATGGCTGCTCTGGCATTGGAATATCCCCCAGATATTGGATAGAAATAACTCACTGAAGCGTATACTCCAGTGATTATGCTAAGTGAGTAGCAGCATAATGAACACAAACACAAATGATAATTATTATTATTTGCAAGTCAATATCATTCTGAGCTGGATGCAATCTTTTGGGGAAGGGACAGTGAGTTTTATTAATTACTGATTAATTTAGGTACAATCTGGCAAGCGAGAAACTATAGGAGTTCGTGTGATCAAGCTGTGCCATTTAGATGACATCAATGAAGGGGAAAGCCGCGGCTTTAAAAGTGGTGAGTACAATGTATTTGCAGTTAAAAAACAGGGGGAAGTTTACCTTTACCACAACAGCTGCCCCCACTTGGGCATTAGTTTGGAATGGATGCCAGACCAATTTTTAGATGTGGAAGGTAGTTTGATTCAGTGTGCTACTCATGGTGCTTTGTTTTTAATAGAGTCTGGTGAATGTATAGCAGGCCCCTGTCAAGGAGACTGTCTACTACCCTGCCCGTTTTCAGTCCAACAAGATGGACAGATCTACATCCAGATTACGACGTAAGCCGTCATAAACAGGTAATGGCTTAACCAGTTCAATTTGCTCAGAAGATAGCTCAGCCTGATAAGCAATCACCTCAACGCTAGATTTAATCGCTTCTCGTAACAACTCACTGTAAGTTGGGTCAATAGCATCAGCAGGAGCCACTTTCTCAATGCCATGGTGCTGTACACAAAATAACAAAACCGCACGGTGGCCAACTTTCACCATTTCCATCAGCTCGCGGATATGTTTGGCACCTCGGGTAGTGACTGCATCAGGGAAGACACCCCAACCATCTCCAATGGCCAATGTGACATTTTTAACCTCTACATAACAGTCCGCTAAACCTTGTCCTTTTAACAAAAAGTCTATGCGGCTGTTCTCCTTGCCATAACGAACTTCTTTATTAATTTCGCTATAGCCTTGTAATTCGTTTATTACGCCCTTATCTATAGCTTCCCTGACCAGATGATTCGCCAGGCCAGTGTTGATGCCTGCCAAGTAGTGGTCAATTGAGCCATCTTGGTGAGTAATAGGTGTTTCTACTATTTCCCAGGTATGAGGATACTTTCTCTTCGCCTGGTTAGATTTAGAAAACCAAACTTTACTGCCTGGCTGGCAACAGTTTTTCATTGAGCCGGTATTGGGGCAGTGAATGGTGATTTGCGAGCCATCTGCTAACTCGATATCTGCTAAAAAGCGTTTATAGCGCTTTATGAGAACGCCTTGTTGGCAAGTTGGAGTGAACTTCAAGCTAATATCCCTTGATTGAATTCAATCAAATGTGTGCAGTCTAACGATAAATCGACCATACTAGTTAAGTTGGCAGCAGTTCACAACACTTGGTAATAAAGGAGCAGCTTTTTATCACTTTGATAATTTAGGGAAGCACAGCTTCCACAAATAAATCAGTAGCTTCCTTTTAAGCTATCTGGTAGTTTCTCCGCTCCTAAAAGGAATTTATCCGGTTGGGGCGGGCAGATGAGCCAAAGTGACATAGCCAGCTGCTGATCGATGGGAAAATTTCTTGAATGTGAGGCTGTAAAAATATGTCAGCACAAAATAAGACAGACACCGGCAACCTGTTAAAAAGCTTCACTCCTTACCAAGCGAAAGAGGGTGAGGAATATATGAATGAGAAGCAGCTTGCCCACTTTGCAGGCATCTTGCAAACCTGGAAAACAGAGCTGATGGAAGAGGTTGACCGCACCGTCTCCCATATGAAAGATGAAGCAGCCAACTTTCCTGACCCTGCCGACCGCGCTAGCCAAGAAGAAGAGTTTAGCCTTGAGCTAAGAACGCGCGACCGCGAACGTAAGCTAATCAAAAAGATTGAAAAAACCTTAGAGCGAATTGAAGGCGACGATTACGGCTTTTGTGACGCCTGCGGTGTAGAGATTGGTATTCGCCGGCTAGAAGCAAGACCCACAGCGACACTATGCATCGACTGCAAAACTTTAGCTGAAATCAAAGAGCGTCAAACAGGCATCTAATTTCGAACACTATTATTTAGCAAATACACAATATGCCATGGTCTTTCTACACCATGGCTTTTCTATTCCATGGTATAGTCGCTTTTAACAGCAAGATTTTGAATACTTGCTAGCCAGCCGAACAACTGGGTAAGATAGCCAAGAAAAATTATTTTAAAATTCATTAGCTTAATGATTCACTAAAAAGACAATTTGTTACTAAGTGAATGACTGCCCCACAATATATTGGACGTTTTGCCCCATCCCCTACTGGCCCACTCCACTTTGGCTCGCTAGTCAGCGCTGTTGCCAGCTACCTTGATGCCAAAGCCAACCAAGGCCAATGGCTGATTCGGATTGAAGATATTGATCCGCCCCGCGAACAACCCGGCGCTACTGACTTAATTCTAAAAGCCCTTGACGTCTATGGTTTGAGCTGGGATGGGCCGGTGGTTTATCAGTCACAACGAAGTGAGCTTTATAAAGCTGCCTTAGCAAGTTTGCAAGCTGAGGGTTTTAGCTTCTTTTGTACCTGTTCACGTAGGCAGCTAACAGGCCAGCCGGTTTATCCTGGCCATTGTCATGACAAAACCTTAGAGCCCGATGATGATCATTCAATCAAGGTAAAAACCGCCAGCTATAAAGTAATATTTGACGACCTTATTCAAGGAATTCAGCAATGTCAGTTCGGTGTTGATGACGGAGACTTTGTAGTATTTCGTAAAGATGGCTTATTTGCCTATCAACTTGCCGTCACCGTAGATGACCAAGATCAGGGAATTACCCATATTGTCAGAGGCTCAGACCTGCTAACATCCACCCATAAACAATGCCTGCTACAGCAGTATTTAAACTATCAAACCCCTTACTATGCTCACCACCCAGTTATAAAAAAAACAGATGGTAGCAAGCTCAGCAAACAGACTTTTGCCAAGCCTCTCCCTCTAGATATGCCTGCTCCACAGCTGCTACAAGCTTTGGTGGCACTAGGACAAAAGCCTCCTCTAGCACTAGCCGATGGCTCTGTAAGTGAAATCCTTGAATGGGGCATACAGCACTGGCAACTAAAAAAAGTACCTAACGAAATGGGAATACCTGAAGACTCGTTACAGAAGAGGCAATATAAAGATTAAAACTCCAACAATTTTAATACTTGTTGTGGCCTGATGTTCGCTTGAGCCAATACCGAAATAGAAGCTTGCTGTAATAACTGTGCTTTTGCTAGATTGGCCGTCTCTTGGGCAAAATCAGCATCTCGAATTCTCGAAACTGCGGAGGCCAGCTTCTCTCGTTGATTTAACAAATTATCGACGCTGGAAACAAAGCGATTGTGCAAGCCGCCTAGTTGCGCTTGCTGAAAAGCCAGGCGCTGAAGACTATTATCAACTGCTGTGAGCACCAGACTTGCCCCATCGACAGTAGCAATACTAGCAAACTTCAGCGGTATACTATCCGCTAGATCACCAAACTCACCTACGCTAAAGCCCGCATTAGCAATACCACCAGATGCCGTCGTTGAGCTCAACGTGATTTTACCTGCCGATATCAGCTCAATAGCACTTAAATGCGGGTTGTTATTATTAATCACATTGGGGCTAGGTGGTTCGACAGTTGAAAAGCCTGCCTCTGCAATATTGGCCGTTTCATTTTCAAACACGATATTCCGGCCATCAGCTGCTTCTAACCGAAATGAGGGGCCAATACTCCCTGCAGCAAAGTGCGGGTCCACCACAAACTCAGCCACCACCCCTGTCACTCCAGTATGCTGATTGACTGAGCCAACCACCTTGCGAGCAATATCTTCCGCTGAATCTGAGGCACTGAAGTTAATTTCAACAGTTACTCCATTAATATCAACCGACTCTTGGCGGGCATTGCCTGGCGTAATGGTATAACCAATCACAACATTAGGTAGTGCTCTAGCAACCACCCCAGTTTGGTCACTCACCGCGTTAATGGCTGCTGCTTTGGCAATAGCGCTGGCACTTTTCGCTGTTGAAGAGGCATTGTCATCCAAACTGGAAGAAGCACCGACAGATACTCCGTTAATCACCAAGTCACCAGCTGCTAAAGCTTGATCAGTAACTCGCCGGCCAATCGCCCCACTATTACTACCACTAAAAGTGCCAGGCCGCAGACCCGTAATTAAGTGGCTATCACGAAATCGCTGATCAAGTACAATAGGCGAGCCTGTTTGGGAAACCAAAGTAAAAGTACCGGAATAAACCTGTGAGGCACCACTATTGCCCACCCCCACTGCGGCTGAAATACCCGAAAAATTATCATCGTACTGAATATTTCTGCCATCAGCGGCAACCAACGTAATCCCGGTATTGATGTTACCTGTATCAACTGCTGTTACCTGAGTTAGTCCAGCAGAACCATTGATAGCATCTGCAACGTTTTGGCGGTTAACATCCGCCGATTGTCCAGAGTCTGTCGCTACATTAATGGCTACGCCGTTGATATTGATAGTGGTTGCGGCAACGGTGGCATTGGTTGCAGATGGGCCAGAGTAACCAACTGTATTGGCATCAACTCGGGCTGCCACTCCAGTAAAAGAAGAGGCCCGATTTATGGCTACAGCTTTAGCTATAGCACTGAACTCTGGGTTTGCAGTAGATAACGCATCATCTACCGCCAACGAGTCACCAATTTCAACCCCATTAATAATCACATCACCCCGAACAAAGGAGGAAGTAGTCAGGGCAACATTAGCTGACGAAATACCGGCTGTAAGTGAAGTACCTAACGAAGCTGTGGTAGTACTTGGAATAGTGACCCGAACAACTTCTCCCAGATCAGTACCTGACTGAATAATATGGTGAGTAAAACTGCCATCCAGTAATTTCTGACCATTAAAACTTGAGTTTGCTGCAGCAGTTTGTATTTCCTGAATTAACTGCTGTGCCTCTTCATCTAACGCTGCACGATCAACATCATCATTATTGCCATTTGCCGACTGCAAGGCTAACTCCCGAATCCGCAATAACAAGCTGGTGATTACCCCTAAAGTTCCCTCAGCAGTTTGCAGCAAAGAAATACCATCATTAGCATTACGCACACTGGCAAACGTGCTGAAAATGGTTGTATCAAACTGTATGGTATTAGCAAATCCTGCTGGATTATCTCTGGCACCATTGATGCGTAATCCCGAAGCCAGCCGCTCAAGAGCCGTATCCTGGGCCCGCTGGCTTTGATCTACATGCCGTTGCACCAGCAAAGAAGTAAGGTTGGTATTTAAAGACTGCACCATAATCCACCCACCCCGGCAGATATGACAAAAACTTTAACATTTTGTAAGAATAGATGAGATTAAAGTGCAGCAATAAAAAAACCGCCCATTCTGGCGGTTTTTTTATTTAAAAGTTATGACTGCTAATTACACTGAGGCTTTTGATGCATTACTTCAGCAAATGCATCAAAAAGATCTTTACCTGTGGGGTTAGTGTAATTTGATGGGAACATTGATAACCCATAGCTGCGATATTTAGACCAGGTTACAGGCATTGCAGCTTCGTTAGTTACATGGCGGATAACCAATTTATCGTAAGCTTGTAATGCTTTATCAATTTTACTTCGATTATTAGTGCCATGCGCTTTTAACGCTAATAAATATTTTTTCACGTCATGAACAAAGTTTTCTTGATGATGTTTTTCTGGAGCTAAATCACCTTGAATACCTTTTAAGCTACAAACAAACTGATCAACTTTACTTGCATCAAATAACGTCTTTGATTTTTGCGTAGCATAGCCCTCTTTCCAAGCTGCTGAGTGATATGCATAACGTAGTTCTTTAATATTATTTAAGTAGTTAGTCGTCATTTGCTGAAGACTTAGTTTTTTACTAAATGCTTCTGGATAATGATGCTCTGGATACACTTCTCGATGAAATGGACTACCTTCTTTTGATTTGATGCCACCAGACATAAACTCTGATGCTAAAATATATTCTGCGTAAGGGGAAAAGTTACTGATATTAGCCCAAAATGCTTCATTACATAATGTAGACAAATCTAGCAGCGCTAGTTTTTGACCCGAGATAGTTTTAATATACTTTAACAGTTCTCTAGCATCTTCAGCTAGCAGTCTTCTTTCAAATAAACTGCCTTTATTCGGCCCACCATGCCCTCTTACTAAAAAGCTAAAGCGCAAGTTTTTATTAGGGTTAGCTTGCTTTTCTTTGGCTACTACTTTATCCAAGTATTTTTTGAAAAATGTTAGCAGCTGTTTGCTGTGCTGTTTTTCTAACTGCTCATCGCTACGATCATGTTTGTGTAATATTGATTGTTGCAACATAATATTTTGAGGCTCTAACGAACGATTTTGCTGCCACTTTTCATCGTTTCCTAAGTCATAACCTTCAACTTTATCTAAATAAATAACTGCATTGTAGAGTTTAAAATCACCTTTTTCACGAACATCACTTTGGCCTTCCCAACCTCTATTTTCATACTGCCCCCATAAATTGACAGAAATCATGATGTCGCGAATATCTTTATTCTGCGTAGGCTTTTTCGTTGGTGTAGTTGTTGTGTTTGGCTTTTCTGATTTAACCCACTGCCATTGCTGGTTTGGCCCACCATGAAATTGCCATACTCCAATCGCTTGACGGTCAGCATAGTAATCTAAGGCCATGTAAGGATTGCTTTGGTTATGCAAGCTGTTTCCTGACCAGCGCCAGCGCTGATACATTTCTGAATTACACTGAGCAATATAGGCAGTTTTGTTGTAAGTCACATTACGCCCAACCTCTAAACACTTATCTGGTGCATGCTTGGGGTGAAGCCGACCTAAACTATCCATTAACCATTGCTGATTAGCATTTTCATGACAGCTATAGGGGATGACAGGGGTTTTATTTGCTGTTTGTGCACCAAATACATCAAGGCAAAGCCCTGTGCCAGACTTGAGTTGTTGATATTCCGCAGCATTAACAGCCTGAACAGCAGATACAGACAGGCTAAGAACCATTGTTGGTAGTAAATAACTTGCTTTCATTGGTGAGTCTCTATTTTGTTTTGAACGTTTGATAAAAATCAGCTGTGCGAAATTTAAACAAAACAGAAAAAGAAAAGTGTGAAGCCAGTCTGAAGAATGGTCATTTTTTACACAGTGTTTACATTTTTAGAGATATGTCGACTATTTCTGAAAGACGGCTATTTCCTAATAGCATAAAAACACTCGAAAGGTGGGTAGAGGTATTTAGTTTC
This genomic interval from Spartinivicinus ruber contains the following:
- the gluQRS gene encoding tRNA glutamyl-Q(34) synthetase GluQRS is translated as MTAPQYIGRFAPSPTGPLHFGSLVSAVASYLDAKANQGQWLIRIEDIDPPREQPGATDLILKALDVYGLSWDGPVVYQSQRSELYKAALASLQAEGFSFFCTCSRRQLTGQPVYPGHCHDKTLEPDDDHSIKVKTASYKVIFDDLIQGIQQCQFGVDDGDFVVFRKDGLFAYQLAVTVDDQDQGITHIVRGSDLLTSTHKQCLLQQYLNYQTPYYAHHPVIKKTDGSKLSKQTFAKPLPLDMPAPQLLQALVALGQKPPLALADGSVSEILEWGIQHWQLKKVPNEMGIPEDSLQKRQYKD
- a CDS encoding flagellin N-terminal helical domain-containing protein, producing MVQSLNTNLTSLLVQRHVDQSQRAQDTALERLASGLRINGARDNPAGFANTIQFDTTIFSTFASVRNANDGISLLQTAEGTLGVITSLLLRIRELALQSANGNNDDVDRAALDEEAQQLIQEIQTAAANSSFNGQKLLDGSFTHHIIQSGTDLGEVVRVTIPSTTTASLGTSLTAGISSANVALTTSSFVRGDVIINGVEIGDSLAVDDALSTANPEFSAIAKAVAINRASSFTGVAARVDANTVGYSGPSATNATVAATTININGVAINVATDSGQSADVNRQNVADAINGSAGLTQVTAVDTGNINTGITLVAADGRNIQYDDNFSGISAAVGVGNSGASQVYSGTFTLVSQTGSPIVLDQRFRDSHLITGLRPGTFSGSNSGAIGRRVTDQALAAGDLVINGVSVGASSSLDDNASSTAKSASAIAKAAAINAVSDQTGVVARALPNVVIGYTITPGNARQESVDINGVTVEINFSASDSAEDIARKVVGSVNQHTGVTGVVAEFVVDPHFAAGSIGPSFRLEAADGRNIVFENETANIAEAGFSTVEPPSPNVINNNNPHLSAIELISAGKITLSSTTASGGIANAGFSVGEFGDLADSIPLKFASIATVDGASLVLTAVDNSLQRLAFQQAQLGGLHNRFVSSVDNLLNQREKLASAVSRIRDADFAQETANLAKAQLLQQASISVLAQANIRPQQVLKLLEF
- a CDS encoding RICIN domain-containing protein, which produces MKASYLLPTMVLSLSVSAVQAVNAAEYQQLKSGTGLCLDVFGAQTANKTPVIPYSCHENANQQWLMDSLGRLHPKHAPDKCLEVGRNVTYNKTAYIAQCNSEMYQRWRWSGNSLHNQSNPYMALDYYADRQAIGVWQFHGGPNQQWQWVKSEKPNTTTTPTKKPTQNKDIRDIMISVNLWGQYENRGWEGQSDVREKGDFKLYNAVIYLDKVEGYDLGNDEKWQQNRSLEPQNIMLQQSILHKHDRSDEQLEKQHSKQLLTFFKKYLDKVVAKEKQANPNKNLRFSFLVRGHGGPNKGSLFERRLLAEDARELLKYIKTISGQKLALLDLSTLCNEAFWANISNFSPYAEYILASEFMSGGIKSKEGSPFHREVYPEHHYPEAFSKKLSLQQMTTNYLNNIKELRYAYHSAAWKEGYATQKSKTLFDASKVDQFVCSLKGIQGDLAPEKHHQENFVHDVKKYLLALKAHGTNNRSKIDKALQAYDKLVIRHVTNEAAMPVTWSKYRSYGLSMFPSNYTNPTGKDLFDAFAEVMHQKPQCN